The genomic interval atttttattatttgtccggtaagttattattcggtcatcatataagtacatatacacatgttacaactagaggttgtgatttctcaactttttttgattctcgagattcgagaatttCCTTTTcttggaatatttgaatctcgagatttgagaatcttattttctcgaaatatttgaatctcgagaattcgagattttctttttttggtttctggagattctcgagaattctataaaatattataaaagaaggcatgaaaggaaaataaaaatatacaaaagtaatttaaaatagtaataataacaatatgtaaaaaagaattttataaaactcCCAGTgttattacccggctttgccgGTGTTTTTGTGACTGTGGACTGTGGACTTTTATATGACTGTTGGACTGTgcatataaaaatactgactataaattgattataaggaacaaatactcgaataaataaataataaatcaaaaatcttgattttatgtgtgttaagtggggtcatattgtcagtgaaaatatattttcactagcgttttagtgatatcataaccgaatactttcgcACTAGTAACTAGTACcaacatgcacatacatatatgtatgtaacttaaaaatggtgcgatttcgttgttAAAATTGGTGCGAAAATGTaaaattctcgagattcaaatattccgagaaaataagattctcaaatctcgagatttaaatattccaagaaaaggagattctcgaatctcgagaatcaaaaaaagtcgagaaatcaaaACCTCtacttgcattgaattatattgaaataatattatatagttaaataagaaataattaaaaaaaaaaaaaaaaatactttacgtccttacaatgctacaacacattgcacgaatgcgacagcatacTCGGTTCTCGTAAGTTTCACGCTACATCGCATCGGATCGACTAAAATAACCAGGCAGTGGTGTCAACCTAATGGTTTCCacaggtttccggaaacccgttgttaaaaatcaaatttttccggaaacccgttatttaatctaaaaattcatataatttttctcaaaaaccatataaaaatcttgaaaatttaatgaactttcatttattagtgccttggacgaaaaaaatggatatatgtacatatatattttcaaaataattttgttgaaaaaaaaattggaaacgcTCTTGTCAGTTGACAGTACGCACAATCAATtcactaagcaacaaaaaatcacgtttttgagttaccagagcggagaccagccaatctttactaagtttgacccgctGAAttggaatatgatattgatttttgttggtgggtgatcgtttacgagataggagcgtttaaaaaaatccgtgatttttacagttttttagcttttgcagtctttaactcaaaatttaggattgttacgatcaaagtgagtattggaatcaatagtcagatatttttcctattagtttttatatttcattgctttaaaatacttctaattaactgtctagcgaattttaaaagtcaaaaatattttttttttccgtgttatttttcatttatttggcaaattttttatttctccacgtttataaggattggttttctatcccaatattttttttatctaaacgtactaactcgagcggttttTGCGTAAGAAAGATTTTCATTCAGATCCCGTAATGCGTATAACAAGCGTTTGTGCAAGCGAGAGCAAGCGAGAATATCATATTCCAATTCagcgggtcaaacttagtaaagattggctggtctccgctctggtatttttttttgttgctcagtgttatcaatgTGACGAAATAAATATTAggataataatcaatttttaaacatagatggcgctaaTATAATCGAATCGGAAAAAGTAATCGTTTCCAGTCAACTGCATAGATGTCTCTCATTCATTTCACCAAAGAGCGCaccattaaataatttaaaaacaaaaagtttttttacacaGTTTTATTACCTGCAAAAAATTAATGAAGCGCattacaacaacaacaacaacaacaacagcttCACATACACATCATCAAAACAAACACCAATCGAAACGTTACGACCAAAAACAAGATGGCGGCCGATCTAAAACCCCTAGATCCTGGATTGCGCCAAGCACGGAGAGGCACGATCCCCTAATCCGCGAATCTATAAACGGACCGACTGGCGATCGGCCAACGCGAGATTCAACGTCGCAGCTTGAGGTTATGTTTTGATCGCGAATATTTCGCAGGGGTCGTCAACTGTTGCGCGATCGACCCCCCCTTCCGTTAGTTTGGTCTGCTCGATTCGTGGAATTTTTCGCAATCGATATAATGGAAACGTCGAAGAGGGTTCTGTATGGTGGCGCCCCCTGGCGATGGGTTTGCGCGCGGCGCTGCGCTCCGCTCGGCCCCATTTCCAGCGGCAGGGTTGTTAACCCTGGCGACCCGCTTTCTAAATTTACTAACACGCATCCTTGGGTCGCTCACCAGCCCGCCACATTTTCTCTTCGGCCGTCACGCCGCTAGTCCCACCACTATTATTCTATCTTGAGCCTTGTGAGTCTTGCGAGTCTGGGTGCTAGGATTGTAAGACGCACGAGCGCCTACCTACGGCCCTGGCTTAactacgtacattcatacatatgtctgtCACCATTGTTTAATGTTCTTGTTTTGATTTTAGGGAGAGCGTTCCAGTTGTTGGCCAGGGCGCACTAATTGAGCATTTGgatatgaatgaaaattctgTCAAATTGATGATCAACAGTAGTGTAGTCGGGGCAGGTCGCCgtcctggcactttgattgatatgaaaattgttttatgagtaaaatttaaaattttacacttgagacgagaagaatacataagaggcgacttaatcgaattctttaaaataataaataatcatcataattgtcTTATGTCCAAAgtcattacgttcaatgaaaacactcaacTTAGTGAGGTCACACTAAGTTGAGTGTTTcactcagactccaaaaagaaaaatcgaataaattgatccttcttttcaaatagagtggttttaaagtttgaaataacCTTCGCTACAATGcggtaaattctgaaaaccataatatttttaaaaacaagtctaatatcttttctatatttttgttttcttttagttattatgttacttattattatgaagttcttagaaaacatataaaaaacatcataatttcaagaataatatttgttaattagcatttgatttgttttataaatattttttataaaataaatcatattttttaagtgatgataaaagaggggggggggggtcttaaaaatgaaacaccgccctggttcttttttatttagcactacgcTACTGTTGATCAATATAATTACTGTTgtgactttttaataaaaacattttttatcaaGTGCATGAATGGGGGTACCTTGTTACTATAGTTGTTActacagtggtgtcaccctaatggtttccacgTGTTTCCGGAAATCCGTTTTTAAAGAttaaaagtttccggaaaccgttatttaatctaaaaatttatgtaatttttctcaaaaattatacaaattttgaaaatttaatgaactttcatgtaatagtgccttggatTGGACGgcaaaaaaagtatatacatacatatatgtatgtaaatatatatcgaacacaggaccgatacatttatttaattttttattatttaataacttactatgccaacacccatgcgatgatatttcaatgTGTACaacaactagttgttttacccggcttcgctcagtatttgtaatataagcagcttaaacatggcgaatctaatagtaaatattcatttgtttttttattaaatttatttgaatcgaaaattaaATCCATACAAAAATACTCACTAATAtaaatcgaaattatatataagattacaatgtaattcaatgcaaggtcattaataatattactgtaattatcaaaatacgaaacacggaCTGAaagctaacaaaaaataaaagtaaaattctaccgaccgctatacgcacgaacaatgttgtatttcttgaccaaaatgcaatgcgaaactgaaacgaaatgtaattgaccATAGCGGGTCGAATAGTATGTAGTTCGGTTCgactgtaattttatttttgtagatccttttaTGGAAAACGTAACCGTTGttataattgttttataaaCCGCTGGCTTTAAAGTTAAAAGTTGGAACCGTTTGGAATTCATCGCTGATTGATTATTTTCCCGTCAATTAATCAGTGTTTTGTTTTAGTTCAAGTGGCTTGAACCAACCAGGGCTGTCGAGAGCAAGCCCacgttttggaaaaaaaaattcagacaATTTTTGTGGAGTGGGGCTTTCGAAAAAAATCGCTGTTTTCGTTTTGAATAATtctgatgtatttttttgttgaatatgcttaatgtacatattaacatcaTCATTTGTTGACAACtacaatatatatcatatataaatgGTTTCTTTTGGTATGCGAATTGAAGACAGGCAAACTTTGAAACAgagtttgaaacaaaaaaacgTCATTCATTCTAATTGATGTAAATATGTTTACACAGCTTAAGTGtttataattaatcggaattggGTTAGTAATAATATGTTGCGGAAATTTTATTTCCCATTATTGAAGTTTCATAGTTTCAAGTTTAAGATTTactattttagttttttttatcattcttaagttaatttaaagttttgaaaaagtaaatatgtatgttgacaATGTCTAATCAATCTTATATGGAAGCTGTAGTCTATTTCGTAGCAAGCAAGCACGAAAGAATATTCGTGTCACGTCATTGATCTATTTTTCGGTGACGAaactttctatgtatgtatgtatagcgaaTACAATAAGTCCTTAGTCCAATTTTTGGAAGAATAGTGTCACTTTGGATATTTGGATATACTTTCTTGCCAACAGATtactgattaattaattaacattgCTCTCATCTTCTAAATGAAAGGAGAAATAACATTTGATAATTAGTATTAATAGTTGACATTTAGTCTTACATTGAGGTATATTTCAGTATTGGAAAATTTACATTGAACTTTACTTGAACATAATGGGAAAAAATATCTTCAatgatttattaaaacaatgaaCATTGTTTCGTTAATATTACAGTTGACCTTAGCTAGATTGGTTTGTGAAATTTGCAGATTTCCTCAGAATCCAACTAGACTTTTTCCGACTTTCCGGTTTTGTTATGAGATTCTTATAAGAGATTGAAAAGGAAATACTTGAAAGCATCCTCGAAAAAATTCCTTTAGACTAGATAGAAAGTCGTCGTTAGTGATGCCTATAAATTTgccctatgtatatatatcgttATGGTATGGGCGAGTCTTAATTCAAAGTGTGGTCATTTtctcttcttcttttttttttccaccTCACCATTCGCTTTCCCTCTTTCCAGAGAAAATTTCTTTATCCAGTTGGTTGCCGTTCCGTCACGCTCCGAGGAAAGCGTTGGTGCACGGATAACGACCATCCCACAGCTCGACTGAGCAACATGCTTATACTGGAAATGATCAAATACCATTTTATTGCGTGCAACCCAAGGGTTAACCGTTTCTTTCCTTTACATACCTGTCTATCTACTCCCACGCCAAGGTTTTTCCAGTTTGCCTGACAATTCCTTCGAGCGGAATGCTTTTGCACCTTTGAAATTTGAACTTGAACTTCGAACCGAGTTGGAGCCGTTTCGTTTACGACTCGACAGCGTCGTAACATTACGCAATTGCGATAAATTAGAACCCTGCACAGTCAAAGTCCTTGGTGCGTTACACCATCTGCAAACGCAACGAGCACGCTTGGCCAATCACGGAGAGATCAAAAACCCCGCTCCCGTGCAATCTTTTCAGTGTCCACTCGAAACACTTGAGATCCCATCGGATGTACCCGGAATTCGTTAGCTAAACACCCAACGTCTAGAGTGCACCGAAAGGGAAACAACTGAGATGTGCCTTCTTCTCGTAAACGAATCTGCTACAGTGCTCCAGAACTGTGAGCGTAGTTTTGGTGGTCGGAGACGACACGAGCTGGTCTAGTGTAATGAGTTGGGTTCACGGCTAAGTGCATCGTAGGCAGATGTACCAGCACCACCGTCGACAAGAATGCATCAGTCGAAACTGCTTACCTCTCCTAACCCACCCACCTGCTTTGGAGGTCGAGCTACCTCCGACGAGTGTCGCAATCGTCGCCCACTCAGACCTCCGCACGGATGCTGCTTGAAATTACGAAACACGTCCAAAAAAAAGTACCCCAATACCAATAGCCACGTCGTGTCGGACCCAGCGACAAAGTGGAGCCAATAGGCAGTAGCCAAAAAATCGTTCTCATTGTTGTCAAATATGGCGGTACCTACATAGGTATGTAGTTGATTGAAAGGCAGTCTGTTTTGAGCTCGAACCATTTCGACCAAAGTCCTTGTACTTATGAAGCGTAAAGCAAGAAAAAAATTAGACACATCCGAGGAAACAAATAAAACGAAAGAATCTTCTCACAAAATATAAcatcaaatataaattgattCAACTACCTATTTCTAGATTCCAAACGGATTATACtgggaataaaataaaagtaaaatatcttaaccagcagcgtgggccagtggtgagtgttgtaagctttcgtgcaaggtgtcacgggttcgattcctactAGATTCTCGTTGTTGGtatgtcgaggtcgatcgtttcttatcagaatttttctgattttcattgaaacggttcctgtaaaattggcttttcctctccaattttctattgcaaaaccttgatttattattatatctcaggtcttctctccatagatgtctctgtgggtgtttaTTGAatctaaaaattcgtattgttacatgaaaaattttattgatcgtattgtatacgatgtttgtaatgtctgactttagatgtcaggtattgtttcgatttacatgtgtatgtatgtcatcattatgtatttaatatataatttctcaagtcttaatctgtttagcacactcgccgctttggagtaatctgttaggcgaatgtgcatgattaattgaaaataaaaaataaaatcttacaATGGACAAAACAGCAGCTCATACGATTTCCAACTATTTATAAGTTTTGGGACGATTTTTTTACGAACTAAAGTAGATGTCTTTGAAAAATAGCTACCTTTTGGCAACAGTTCAACGCCTACCTTACAACACTATTGATGCAATGCTGGCAATTGAACTAGTCGGATTATCTGTCTAAAATAAGAATTTGATTATTATCTCGCGAGACTTTTCTTGTAAAATTGGCAACAATCCAATACGCTGCCTAGCTAAAAGTCCTTCCAATACTAAAGCAATTTTAATATCGAGATACAATATTAACATATATACAACGGCTAGTCAATATCTTAATTTCGAAGTAGTTCTGCAAAAAAGATCCAACTTTAAACTAATTCAGTTGATTCAGCTTTAAACTACttaaaccagcagcatggactagtggttagcatatcttgctatggtcagcgtggttacgagttcgagtcacactggttgctgctggtcagaccttgttTTGTCatcaggtcggtcgtttcctatcagagtttgccaatttttctgattttcattgaaatgattcctgtaaaattggctttccctccccatttctctcacaaaatattgagttattatgttatatctcaaggttcgccAGTTTTGTCTACATATGTCTCTGTGAAtgattattatgtaaaaaaatcgtattgttgtataaatgtttgttggtcgtattgtatacgatgtttgcaatgcactttgctatgtttgaccatagatgtcatgtataattttgaattatgtaataatttaaattaatataatatataatttggtgagTTTCTTGGTCTGTATAGttcactcgtcgcattggagcgatctgaaaTGACGAGTGTTCATAGATtggttgattaaaaattaaattataaactaATATTTTCATACCTGGTCTATTGATTTGATATTGAagcttaaattaaaatcatacacTGCCACTGATAGTGTGTATATTAGTAGCCGTTCTCTCGTTATACAAAAGTTGAagaccttaagagggctggacagcagcgccttgtccatacaaacgtactatacttctccctacctcaattatggcactagagaaattattttttaatatgctatggatatccaccattggggtgcatctatcgttttattttttttaattaattattttttataggagctaggagccgccaaacatctataaaatcgcctcttttttacacccacgaaaagagtctagcgtggttatttaacggtcgatttttaaaaaaatacgcaaatagatgcacagaaaatatctttctcataccgatgatgaaatttttttaaaaattggtccagttttggaggagaaaatagtagaatatgaaccctcgatttaaaacacgttttatctggtcaaagcgcaactgtcgcattcactcaatatatatattgatatatattgtcgtattcactcaatatatacaaacactcaatatatatatatcgaagaaaggaacggtaacaaaattaaggtttcgggtgtacagccctcttaagatgcAATTTTGTTTGAAGCCAAGTTAGAAGAGAAATTGGGACTtggtttttatatacaaatgtacatttaaCAAGTGCATTTGAAGTCTGAAAGATGCAAATTCGCCGTTGCATCTAAAGGTTTAACATAATTCGCCGTCTCCTCGTACGAATTCGTCGTAAAGTTGAAGACAAACGGCCGCAAGAAGTAAGCACTTAAGTCGGGTAAATAATGTGAATATCTTGCTTgcttatcatattttaaataagcgAACAGCATTCACGACTATACGCGTGCGTCACGCGTCAACCCGTGCTAAATTGTGTGCCTCGTTAAGGGTTAATACCCTCACGTTTTAAAAATTGGGAACATTCGCAGGAGATCTGCCAGTGTTGCGTTTCAGGGCTGGGTCCGgctattttgcaattttgtgGCACGCCGTGGCCATTGGAGCCAGAGCGTGAATTCGATGACACACAAAGGAACGtgtgtgcatttttttttggtaatgtTGCGTCATAGGCTGTCCAGTGCGTGGTTCTGAGGTCCGAAAGGACCTCTGAAGAGCTCGGGATTGATTGTAAGGACCCCCCGCAGACGAGCAGAGCATAGTCGGAATGTTCCGGTGAGCTATCTCTGCCCCAGCCTCGGCTATAACTGTAATCCGTTATGAccaaaaaactaataaaaaccacCACTTGCTCGTTATTTCACAACGCAGGCCACACAGGGCATTCACATGCCTCGAAGCCACATCACACAAGAATAAATTTGAATAGGAGAATCTTGCACAACCAAGTCAAAGATGAGATGAAGATTTTCTTGATTGGTCTCATCATAAGTGGTAGTTTgtccttatattttattttatttttacatatataccaggacggccttacaggtaaccccaatgcgccttcctggccaattacaatttttattttttattatacaagtcgctaaattacgagacaccgaaaaactcgcaaattaacgagacatctatgaattgtacatacattttattgtacattaatcaatctcaaatagtggtgacatagtaggtaggaaggatatttggccaattttaccgggaaccgtttcaacaatgaaatcagagaaaattggcaaactctgataggaaacgttcgacctggagtcacaaatatccaggtttgaccagcagcactacagatatactcagaaaaaatcttttcaatcgaggtcagctcatgggatcgaacccggcgcctctcgatgctaagcagaagcttaacgaccgagctatgctgctggctatatatgtaggttGAGCGCAAAACTCAAATTAAGCAGATTAATAACAAGCATTAATAAGCACATTAGTgacgttttaataaaaactactGATACTGAgtcgatgaaattttcatcgggtttattaaaagtaaaatctACCTGCCTACCTACACATAgcctcggtggttgcgtttgtgtttagcaccgagaggttccgggtttgatcccgtgctaatcattaatactgctggtcagacttggatatttgtgactccaagtcttaTCAGAGTTTCTCAATTTACctgtttttcattgaaacggttccaacaaattggcaaaaattattctactcgctatgtcacaaatatctgaatttgatttatgtaaaaaaaataacgtaaaagtctaaatccatagatgtatcaatggatcaattcattaattaattaatttctaatctggtgttcttcagcttctagaaatacagcggtttatgtaataaaaattattcaatacttgtaattaattgtctaggaaggcgcattggggtctacctgtaaggtcttcctggtatacatgtatctatgtgaaataaaacaaaataaaataactacatatacaaccagcagcgtggactaatggttagaatgtatgctttcgaacatattggtcacgggtttgagtcccattagagtcccgctgcttGCCAGATTTTGGTTTATAAGTCTAGGCCGATCattccctatcagagtttgccaatttatctgattttcattgaaacggttccaacatatttacccatttctcgcaaatttctaGTTTTCAGCatgtcgaatttcgctgattcgtataaaagtgCTGCAAACTTGTCCAtaaaagtgctaaaataatagcatatatgaaatgctattattttagcacttaaaccagcttttttcaAAATTGTCACTCGTACCAGTATTGAATTAtgataaattatcattttaatattcaGTCACCTTGTTTTGTTGCAGCCTTTAAAATGCTGCTCCGAACAATTATCTAGTTGATATTTGCATCTTTGTTCTGTAAGGATGCGATTAAATTGTTTCGCAATTTGTTATGCAATTCATAGTTGAACGACCTATTGGATGCGTGTATCCAagagtatattaaataaatatgcgatTGTGCGCCTTCTGTAGAACAAAGACTGTTGATAAGGTGCATGAAGTCATGATTGGTCAACACAATAATGCATCATAATAGTCCTTAGATGCAAGACGTATCACGAGGAGTCTTTAAAACGT from Arctopsyche grandis isolate Sample6627 chromosome 9, ASM5162203v2, whole genome shotgun sequence carries:
- the LOC143916908 gene encoding uncharacterized protein LOC143916908 — protein: MLRRCRVVNETAPTRFEVQVQISKVQKHSARRNCQANWKNLGVGVDRQYKHVAQSSCGMVVIRAPTLSSERDGTATNWIKKFSLERGKANGEVEKKKKKRK